One Fusarium poae strain DAOMC 252244 chromosome 4, whole genome shotgun sequence DNA window includes the following coding sequences:
- a CDS encoding hypothetical protein (BUSCO:25277at5125): MTTITNNLDTPWVAHGSEEIEEADEPPEINFKKQQFTSNDFQRTTIRPSTEKKSSLLTKAINGNSDDDLYIPQNTTNTQQRRRSLVSNISFASTAELTSDTGFTSPSRPSTPSPPLADMAMLRLHDERAPVPTHVSLLGAAVKLQQGKTEEPKKRSIQFACGGKPTAPVQPPRSQPMEKAPSAQEAPRKSCIKFACPARPASTQNTPPRSIGINTNRKDDTPKAESPSTPKRSIAMSAPRQITPRRHSMSRPKFLRADSSDLATDSSQFHEFASGTTREDDWIRRDSTAVAVKLTINDTLVKENNIRRLATEAEQEAEEEDELDNDDDADVDDDEDDEEDEDEDELDVDLDEDDDEDEDDEDDDSDGYHTDEETGFADSDDDDEDDDMRLWTPGAKSVVHIGSGATLMRRPSLHEMQSDSSIATVNSQRASRRSKRVRYAEEAPDLPDSTDFVCGTLDEDRPLEEAYLSCLAARRNEKLRVIPQDIDPSFPASEPEEENDGEIFNPVHHESDADEFFGSMEDLHQDRDRSRRRRKSEHASPKRFRSPPPKRLHSPPPKARARSPKPLFSRQSPRRAKSPAPMRKPITTPLGSPRCGQVNFNLAGRPGLTHTKSLPRGGAMCHQRKHPRNKMTYDNDTHIRGAIDIVKGLESKRQRRKEKFHQKYCNRARRGKIPEPKPVPGRGTERMRELGLLMAGKKDQTNYVLSI, from the coding sequence ATGACCACCATAACCAACAACCTAGATACGCCCTGGGTGGCTCACGGCTCAGAAGAAATCGAGGAGGCAGACGAACCACCCGAGATAAACTTCAAGAAGCAGCAGTTCACCTCAAACGACTTCCAGCGAACCACCATTCGACCTTCCACCGAGAAGAAGTCCTCCTTGTTGACCAAGGCCATCAATGGAAACTCGGATGACGACCTGTACATTCCCCAAAACACCACCAACACTCAGCAGCGACGCCGCTCTCTTGTCAGCAACATTAGCTTTGCTTCCACCGCCGAGCTCACTAGTGACACTGGATTCACCAGTCCTTCTCGCCCAAGCACTCCCAGCCCACCTCTTGCCGACATGGCCATGCTTCGCTTGCACGACGAGCGAGCCCCCGTGCCGACTCACGTTTCTCTCCTAGGTGCCGCTGTCAAGTTGCAGCAGGGAAAGACTGAAGAGCCCAAGAAGCGATCTATTCAGTTTGCATGCGGTGGCAAGCCTACAGCACCAGTGCAGCCACCTCGATCTCAACCCATGGAGAAGGCCCCTTCTGCCCAGGAAGCTCCCCGCAAATCCTGTATCAAGTTCGCTTGCCCAGCTCGACCCGCCTCTACGCAAAATACCCCTCCTCGCTCCATTGGAATCAACACAAACCGCAAGGATGACACCCCCAAGGCGGAGTCACCATCTACTCCCAAACGAAGCATCGCTATGTCTGCACCTCGACAAATCACACCCCGCAGACATTCCATGTCCCGTCCCAAGTTTCTCCGTGCCGACTCTTCTGACCTCGCTACGGATAGCTCCCAGTTCCACGAGTTTGCCAGTGGTACCACCCGCGAGGACGATTGGATCCGACGTGACAGCACCGCTGTCGCAGTCAAGCTGACCATCAATGACACCCTGGTCAAGGAGAACAACATCCGTCGTTTGGCCACCGAAGCAGAGCAAGAggctgaggaagaagatgagcttgacaacgacgacgatgccgatgttgatgatgatgaggacgacgaggaagatgaggatgaggacgagcTCGACGTTGACCTcgacgaggatgacgacgaagacgaagatgatgaggatgatgattcTGATGGTTACCACACCGACGAAGAGACCGGATTCGCCGACtcagacgacgacgacgaggatgatgatatgCGCCTCTGGACACCCGGTGCCAAGTCTGTTGTCCACATCGGATCTGGTGCTACATTGATGCGTCGACCTTCCCTCCACGAGATGCAGTCTGATTCATCAATTGCTACCGTGAACAGCCAGCGAGCTAGCCGTCGTTCCAAGCGCGTTAGATACGCCGAGGAAGCTCCCGATCTTCCCGACAGCACCGATTTCGTTTGTGGTACCTTGGATGAAGACCGCCCTCTCGAAGAAGCCTATCTCTCGTGCCTCGCAGCTCGACGAAACGAGAAGCTCCGTGTCATCCCTCAGGACATTGACCCCAGCTTCCCAGCTTCGGAGCCCGAAGAGGAGAATGATGGAGAGATCTTCAACCCTGTCCACCACGAGAGTGACGCCGACGAGTTCTTTGGATCTATGGAAGACCTGCACCAAGACCGTGATCGTTCACGTCGCCGACGCAAGAGCGAGCACGCTTCTCCCAAGCGATTCCGTTCACCCCCTCCTAAGCGCCTTCATTCGCCTCCCCCCAAGGCCCGGGCTCGTTCGCCTAAGCCACTCTTCAGCCGTCAATCCCCTCGCAGAGCAAAGTCCCCCGCTCCCATGCGcaagcccattactaccccTCTCGGATCTCCTCGCTGTGGCCAAGTCAACTTCAACCTTGCTGGCCGTCCTGGTCTTACCCACACCAAGTCTCTGCCTCGTGGTGGTGCCATGTGTCACCAGCGAAAGCACCCCCGCAACAAGATGACCTACGACAACGACACTCACATTCGTGGCGCCATTGACATTGTGAAGGGCTTGGAGAGCAAACGTCAGCGACGCAAGGAGAAGTTCCACCAGAAGTACTGCAACCGCGCCCGTCGCGGCAAGATCCCCGAGCCCAAGCCCGTTCCTGGTCGCGGTACCGAACGTATGCGAGAGCTCGGCCTTCTGATGGCTGGTAAAAAGGACCAAACCAACTACGTCCTTTCCATCTAA